In the genome of Mytilus edulis chromosome 3, xbMytEdul2.2, whole genome shotgun sequence, one region contains:
- the LOC139515661 gene encoding exonuclease 1-like, translating to MGIQGLLPFLKKIHDHVNIAKFSGCTVAIDAYCWLHKGAFSCAEKLALGEKTDQYVYYCMKYLEYMLKNNLKPIMVFDGCHLPSKKDVEKNRREKRNMYKKKAAQLLREGNRAEARECLQRCIDISPEMALRLMEVCRERGIDCIVAPYEADAQLALLSKSGIAQIIVTEDSDLLLFGCERVIFKMDHFGNGVMIEKSRLNEVMEIQNGFYTFDKFRYMCILSGCDYLPSLSGIGLVKACKVFKLARQADLKTLLKKFPTTYLKMPLTVSDEYIDGFIKAYNTFLYQLVFDPLKKRLVPLHDYEDGIEPNDVTYAGPYIPQEKALQIALGNINIYSMEKFANFNPDNFVPKKASKKKSESLHMLSIWNKNYRIRPKTHLTETQNRPNLKGKEVVIKTKIHRTEIVKPADDSLEVKTDGELTGMYQNSPKRKLQEISSSEDEQSPCKRRRKNSSSEEELSPKKYQKFTKSPRKPEFFSSLVEADVDSSICENAEEKNDKENDIVSPRRNRFALASPSKKTKFNLNAPKAKEVVKSRFFASSSSPCIKTEPVAEDIKVDQKPEKSTSVQSDIETKQEIKSTLPQLKKDNSKPSDKSAFSWNRFKSSSQNSIESSPHSRNPFKRVVSEKQITSTHTKSLGPIHKSSSEPSMARSDSQKSLENLSQVSSHSNLYSIDSDCLPKPEDMDDLSDCESSVRNSETNNSSQNLGSQNSSQSSGRLTNNSSQDISNQDNSKSSGRQINKVDSCESLLSQVIPECPEEDDDDIIVVKTEPGTSPQESKMKVKNVQKASMMSGCRVSGLSRGKKKLPAVDIKQQSLKDMFSKFSNNRNEKPKLKHEKSNEDLNATPTTDNSVLSLKGGIQRCLLP from the exons ATGGGTATCCAAGGACTGTTACCATTTTTGAAGAAGATACATGACCATGTAAACATAGCCAAGTTTTCTGGTTGTACAGTGGCTATAGATGCTTATTGTTGGCTTCACAAGGGAGCTTTTTCATGTGCTGAGAAATTGGCTCTGGGAGAGAAAACAGACCA atatGTATACTATTGCATGAAATACTTGGAGTATATGTTAAAGAACAATCTTAAACCTATCATGGTGTTTGATGGATGTCATCTCCCCTCAAAGAAAGACGTAGAAAAAAACAGGAGAGA AAAGAGAAATATGTATAAGAAAAAAGCGGCCCAGTTGTTGAGAGAAGGGAATCGAGCGGAAGCCAGGGAATGTTTACAGAGATGTATAGATATAAGTCCAGAAATGGCTCTCAGACTTATGGAG GTCTGCAGAGAAAGGGGAATTGATTGTATAGTGGCACCCTATGAGGCTGATGCTCAATTGGCTCTCTTGAGTAAATCTGGTATTGCTCAGATTATTGTAACAGAGGACTCAGATTTATTACTGTTTGGTTGTGAAAGA GTAATATTTAAAATGGACCATTTTGGTAATGGAGTAATGATAGAAAAAAGTAGACTGAATGAAGTGATGGAAATACAGAATGGTTTCTACACGTTCGATAAATTTCGTTACATGTGTATTTTATCTGGCTGTGATTATCTCCCTTCTTTGTCAGGCATTGGATTAGTTAAAGCTTGCAAAGTGTTTAAATTAGCCAGACAAGCAGACCTAAAAACA CTTCTGAAGAAGTTTCCCACCACATATTTGAAGATGCCGTTAACCGTTTCTGATGAATATATAGATGGTTTTATAAAGGCTTATAATACATTTCTGTACCAACTTGTTTTTGACCCATTAAAGAAAAGACTGGTTCCCCTACATGATTATGAAGATGGTATAGAGCCCAATGATGTCACCTATGCCGGACC ATATATACCACAAGAGAAAGCTCTGCAGATTGCTTTGGGTAATATCAACATTTATTCAATGGAGAAATTTGCCAATTTTAATCCTGATAACTTTGTG CCAAAAAAAGCCAGTAAGAAGAAATCAGAAAGTTTACATATGCTGAGTATATGGAACAAAAATTATAGGATCCGACCTAAAACTCACTTAACTGAGACACAGAATAGACCAAATCTGAAAGGAAAGGAAGTAGTCATCAAAACAAAGATACACAGAACAGAAATTGTCAAACCTG CTGATGATAGTTTGGAAGTTAAAACTGACGGGGAACTGACTGGTATGTATCAGAACTCACCAAAGAGGAAATTACAGGAGATAAGTAGCAGTGAAGATGAACAAAGCCCTTGTAAAAGACGGCGAAAAAACAGCAGTAGCGAAGAAGAACTCTCTCCTAAAAAGTACCAAAAGTTTACGAAATCTCCAAGGAAACCAGAATTTTTCAGTTCTCTAGTTGAAGCAGATGTTGATTCATCTATATGTGAAAATGCTGAAGAgaaaaatgataaagaaaatgatattgttTCTCCACGAAGAAATAGATTTGCTCTAGCGAGTccttcaaagaaaacaaaatttaacctAAATGCACCAAAGGCAAAGGAAGTTGTGAAAAGCAG gttttttgCTTCATCTTCTTCACCATGCATTAAAACTGAACCTGTCGCAGAGGACATAAAAGTGGACCAGAAACCTGAAAAATCTACCTCTGTTCAATCTGACATTGaaacaaaacaagaaattaaGAGCACGTTACCTCAACTTAAAAAAGACAATTCCAAACCTTCAGATAAATCTGCTTTTAGTTGGAATAGATTTAAGTCATCTTCACAAAATAGTATAGAATCTAGTCCTCATTCTAGAAATCCATTCAAACGGGTAGTATCTGAAAAACAAATTACCTCTACACATACCAAGTCTTTAGGTCCTATACACAAGTCATCATCAGAGCCATCAATGGCACGATCTGATTCACAGAAAAGCTTAGAAAATCTGAGTCAAGTCAGTTCCCATAGCAACTTGTACAGCATTGATTCTGACTGTTTACCCAAACCTGAGGATATGGATGACTTAAGTGATTGTGAGTCTAGTGTTCGCAACAGTGAGACAAATAACTCTAGTCAGAATTTAGGCAGTCAAAATAGTAGTCAGTCTTCAGGAAGACTGACAAATAACTCTAGTCAGGATATAAGTAATCAAGATAATTCCAAGTCTTCAGGAAGACAGATAAATAAAGTAGATTCTTGTGAGAGTTTATTAAGTCAAGTCATTCCAGAATGTCCAGAGGAAGATGATGATGATATTATTGTTGTAAAAACAGAACCAGGAACCAGTCCTCAG GAATccaaaatgaaagtgaaaaatgtACAGAAAG CTTCCATGATGTCTGGTTGTCGTGTTTCGGGTTTATCGAGAGGGAAGAAGAAGCTACCAGCTGTTGATATAAAACAACAAAGTTTAAAGGATATGTTCAGTAAATTCTCAAATAATCGAAA